In one window of Flexistipes sp. DNA:
- a CDS encoding tyrosine-type recombinase/integrase codes for MANIQIPGLPQLAEEASKIKYFEEDELNRLTKEFQDYYDKAKKKKNAGKYWITFLFLRFTGARISEVLNIDDTKDIDFRNSRVKLITLKRKKGRKIYRTVPVPIEAINELLRYLAMFPDMKGEVFKLSQPNFYKKMQEIGKRAEIAKDKVHPHALRHTRAIELINAGMPLNHIQALLGHSSILNTSVYLIVTGKELETMMREKGLV; via the coding sequence GTGGCTAATATTCAAATTCCGGGTCTTCCTCAGTTAGCAGAAGAAGCAAGCAAGATAAAATATTTTGAAGAGGATGAACTTAATCGTCTGACTAAGGAATTTCAGGATTATTATGACAAGGCTAAAAAGAAAAAGAATGCCGGTAAATACTGGATCACATTTTTGTTTTTAAGATTCACCGGGGCGAGAATATCGGAAGTGTTAAACATAGATGACACAAAAGATATAGATTTCAGGAACAGCAGGGTAAAGCTGATAACACTGAAGAGGAAAAAGGGAAGAAAGATATATAGGACTGTCCCAGTACCTATCGAGGCTATAAACGAGCTTTTAAGATATCTTGCGATGTTTCCGGATATGAAAGGTGAAGTATTTAAACTAAGTCAGCCCAATTTCTACAAAAAAATGCAGGAAATTGGAAAAAGAGCAGAAATTGCTAAAGATAAGGTTCATCCACATGCATTAAGGCACACAAGGGCAATAGAACTAATAAATGCCGGTATGCCGTTGAATCATATTCAGGCACTGTTAGGCCATTCTTCAATATTAAATACTTCGGTATATTTGATAGTAACCGGCAAGGAACTGGAGACTATGATGAGGGAAAAGGGTTTGGTGTAG
- a CDS encoding SprT family zinc-dependent metalloprotease yields MNRLAQSKFGVDISNLKISYNLKGQRAGIVNPAKKEIRLNKELCLKYPEKMTNEVLVHEVAHFVTFSISPNAKPHGKEWKYVARTLGLDNPKTTHNMPTTKARKVKGYFYKCGCNTYKLSSIRHNRIKRKEAEYACKYCGEKLRKA; encoded by the coding sequence TTGAATAGGTTAGCTCAATCAAAATTCGGTGTTGATATATCCAACCTGAAAATTTCATATAATCTAAAAGGTCAAAGAGCAGGAATAGTCAATCCTGCTAAAAAAGAGATCAGGTTAAACAAAGAACTCTGTTTAAAATATCCGGAAAAAATGACTAATGAAGTCTTGGTTCACGAAGTTGCACATTTTGTGACTTTTTCTATATCGCCTAATGCAAAGCCTCACGGTAAAGAGTGGAAATATGTAGCCAGGACTCTGGGGCTGGATAATCCGAAAACCACTCATAATATGCCCACAACAAAAGCAAGAAAAGTTAAAGGGTATTTTTATAAATGCGGGTGCAACACATATAAACTAAGCTCAATTAGACATAACCGCATTAAACGTAAAGAAGCTGAATATGCCTGCAAATACTGCGGGGAAAAACTTAGGAAAGCATAA
- a CDS encoding DNA methyltransferase has product MKIDKPLREYLDEIKKIEGYPHGRDEDILELSDPPYYTACPNPYINKFIEEYGTPYDEETDNYHREPFVGDVSEGKNDPIYNAHTYHTKVPYKAIMKYIEHYTDEGDIVFDGFCGTGMTGVGAQKLGRKAILSDLSPAATFIAYNYNTPVNVEEFESEAKRILEEVEEECGWMYETDHYKDEKYDDGGKHLGSGKINYTVWSDVFLCPYCGGEIVFWDAAVDKENGKVLKNFECPSCSAEITKNECERSCIKFYDHVIGKEVTQAKQIPVMINYSYDGRRYEKTPDENDFTLIDKINSMDIPYWFPTNEMMNKGSKWGDTWRKGVHYGITHVHHFYTKRNLWILACLKDKCQPPLAKLLFNSQLINISKLNRSRPSVSFPYNPLSGTLYISSQISESNVLIAYYNKIKRIVNAARNIPDSYNIISTNSLIENNINNLTVDYIFTDPPFGDNLMYSELNFLWEAWLKVFTNNESEAIVNKSQGKSLVEYSELMLKSFQEYYRVLKPKRWITVVFHNSKSSVWNAIQEAMIKAGFVIANVSILDKQQGSFKQVTSTGAVKNDLVISAYKPPKGFEKQFLENAGEGMEEDFIRMQLNNLTPTPNIERTEKMLYSKMLSYYLRHGYIVRYDSRDFYSMLKETFYEEDGYWFANRDQLEKYMEYKKKMKLDGIVDSAYAAEKLLVYDEKTAIIWLNNFLEEPKDYSTIYTYFTKVANISDDDIPELKDILENNFIPENDKYRRPSTEGEELRVRQKREKELMRDFNSLFFDAQSSRKKIKSCRNEALVFGFQTLYQKGNFDDILTVAKKLDKRILERNSEIRDFIEIAEIKTGNI; this is encoded by the coding sequence ATGAAGATTGATAAACCTTTGAGAGAATATTTGGATGAAATAAAAAAAATAGAGGGTTACCCACATGGCAGAGATGAGGATATTTTGGAGTTATCTGATCCGCCATATTATACAGCCTGCCCCAATCCCTATATCAATAAATTTATTGAAGAATACGGCACTCCGTATGATGAAGAAACCGATAATTATCACAGAGAACCTTTTGTGGGGGATGTAAGTGAAGGGAAAAACGACCCCATCTATAATGCACACACATATCATACAAAAGTGCCTTATAAGGCTATAATGAAATATATCGAACATTATACCGATGAAGGGGACATAGTATTTGACGGATTTTGCGGCACAGGTATGACCGGAGTAGGTGCCCAAAAGCTGGGCAGAAAAGCTATTTTGTCTGATTTGTCACCTGCTGCCACCTTTATAGCATATAATTACAACACACCTGTAAATGTAGAAGAATTTGAAAGTGAAGCAAAAAGAATCCTGGAAGAAGTGGAGGAAGAATGTGGCTGGATGTATGAGACAGATCATTATAAAGATGAAAAATACGATGATGGCGGAAAGCATTTAGGTTCAGGTAAGATAAATTATACCGTATGGTCTGATGTGTTTTTATGTCCTTACTGCGGCGGTGAAATAGTATTCTGGGATGCTGCAGTAGATAAAGAAAATGGCAAGGTGCTGAAAAATTTTGAATGCCCCTCATGTAGTGCAGAAATAACAAAAAACGAGTGTGAAAGATCATGTATAAAATTTTATGACCATGTTATAGGAAAAGAAGTGACACAGGCAAAACAAATACCTGTAATGATTAATTACTCATATGACGGGAGGAGATATGAGAAGACTCCTGATGAAAATGATTTCACCTTAATTGATAAAATAAATAGTATGGATATCCCGTATTGGTTTCCAACAAATGAAATGATGAACAAGGGGAGTAAATGGGGGGACACTTGGCGTAAAGGGGTACATTATGGAATAACTCATGTTCATCATTTTTATACTAAAAGGAATTTATGGATACTCGCTTGTTTAAAAGATAAATGTCAACCACCGTTAGCAAAATTGCTTTTTAATTCTCAGCTTATAAATATTAGCAAATTAAACAGAAGTAGACCAAGTGTAAGCTTCCCATATAACCCTTTAAGTGGGACACTTTATATTTCATCTCAAATATCAGAATCTAATGTTTTAATAGCATATTATAATAAAATAAAAAGAATTGTAAATGCAGCCAGAAATATACCTGACTCTTATAATATAATTTCTACTAATAGCTTAATTGAAAATAATATCAACAACCTAACAGTTGACTATATTTTCACTGATCCACCTTTTGGCGATAACCTAATGTATTCCGAGTTAAACTTTCTTTGGGAAGCATGGCTGAAAGTTTTCACAAACAACGAATCAGAAGCAATTGTAAATAAAAGCCAGGGTAAATCTTTGGTTGAATATTCCGAACTTATGCTAAAATCCTTTCAGGAGTACTATAGAGTACTGAAACCTAAAAGGTGGATTACTGTAGTATTTCATAACTCAAAATCATCCGTATGGAATGCAATACAGGAAGCCATGATAAAAGCAGGATTTGTAATAGCCAATGTCAGTATTCTGGATAAACAGCAAGGGTCTTTTAAACAGGTAACCTCAACAGGAGCAGTGAAAAATGACCTTGTGATTTCCGCTTATAAACCGCCTAAGGGTTTTGAGAAACAATTCCTGGAAAATGCCGGAGAGGGTATGGAGGAAGACTTTATCAGGATGCAGCTGAATAATCTCACACCCACACCAAACATTGAGAGGACGGAAAAGATGCTGTATTCCAAAATGCTTTCATATTATCTGAGGCATGGATATATAGTCAGGTATGACTCAAGAGATTTTTATTCAATGCTGAAAGAAACATTTTATGAAGAGGATGGATACTGGTTTGCAAACAGAGATCAGCTGGAAAAATACATGGAATACAAAAAGAAGATGAAATTAGACGGTATTGTTGATAGTGCCTATGCTGCCGAAAAACTTTTAGTATATGATGAAAAAACTGCTATTATATGGCTTAATAACTTTCTTGAAGAACCAAAAGATTACAGCACTATATACACTTATTTCACAAAAGTCGCAAATATATCGGATGATGATATACCGGAACTGAAAGATATCCTGGAAAACAATTTTATTCCCGAGAACGATAAATACAGAAGACCATCGACTGAAGGTGAAGAGTTAAGAGTGAGACAAAAACGAGAAAAGGAACTTATGAGGGATTTTAACTCATTATTTTTCGATGCCCAAAGTTCCAGGAAAAAAATTAAATCCTGCAGAAACGAGGCGCTTGTTTTCGGCTTTCAGACACTTTATCAGAAGGGCAACTTTGATGACATTCTTACGGTAGCCAAAAAGCTGGATAAAAGAATATTGGAAAGGAATTCTGAAATAAGAGATTTTATAGAGATAGCAGAAATCAAAACAGGTAACATCTAA
- a CDS encoding DUF6079 family protein: protein MAKNQKEKLKDLNSLIYQTQNITYHLLAIIGRDKKKQDKIINYLTDKGWQVVDIEAEFSKLKKEYENEIKNEVDMRSKLKEWFMKMPDKLILLHGSILYLDDLTKISPIEAFKYNTRGKNSVVMFLDDEQKLGNRLYYGELGNENHYDKEIRDINLVPIEEISDDFEKHEDTIRTPDKNLEYDVEDLPDDAIGRYFNFKTIKDVVDIDTLKTKDRKKQVVSSYIFSDKLEEQVSEFFDDLVKPVHKARNIIGNYGSGKSHLVAMLTSIVENPELSEFVNNNKIKEQLKTYDRKFYTVYFELQSGPVELRRWFFDKCKSQLAEKYDIHIKEFDFEKDYDDKKNIEYVIEKIKEKDSAAGLLVAIDEISDFLSMKNKEPMKQDLQFLRVVGQVAQENDIMFVGSMQEDIFSSSMFKEAASEISRVRERFQNIIIVKEDVEKVISERIVSKTNEQKHHLEEKFKPFLKKIEDVGNNLNSYIDLFPLTPTLIEMFNSLPFFEKRGVIQFAVSEIKKSLDKPFPFLLTFEKIYDIISIDPNKKNLQEVSDYIRVSSILFDKIKSTVDRKYQEDAIKIIKGLVVLSLRDTNEGTTAKELANKLMLLPHMESLSSEDYVSLIIKKIREASDGQYLKMRDDKSTGYKYITLDTKLGIDPDEKIQQRIDSVSDDEMEQELFRQLERLLELDIHRYKNIPDVFEDECEWKSKKSFRKGYILFNKKENILTQNLGKRDYEIVFTSPYCDENVSPVGDNQLQIKISIKSGDNVHILRKIAAIRQLYNLNFQKTIMGKKLDEEINGHRKDGIIHTGFAHRLSKIIVNYGSFILNDENINISHYLTTKDAGLYETLEEIKTNLFDPLFNSKYPLHPKYPSNFSSLNIVKTLDNHLNELQKGNFNKLQQNTVQFLSSLKLLDENKYPSISESPVAEFIINTIKDKSEQAVKIDDDIARPLSEGEYGLEKEVVYFILSLTTILGKTILQAKGGISINIDNIQGKLGSLSTFENILYVKLEKNQSYDTAALILNAFGGNGDEILNDKTRMRAFKDYKEKVAEVLNSIKNIHEIYDKLQNRFDSYINLEDVSNEIESINEIKWEEFDLANVTQFYKLKSYERDIAKVKNLIKKIEDVESALNEYLQIKPDIEYVHKANDLIEQNKFIVTNTQKRNKIMELYDNIISECGDFASFMDIVTRNAVKGKIDQFKSIYKKDIYYPAHEKYVGSKVDWKSLKDLLYNETFKRLNLLSRVKFINDVKLNQLTSKVRELTGVECKNKGLFDELDSHIFCQKCFFPKDDINYSSILSEINNIGDEFEKLLEQYEKNTLKHIREYRDNVKFLDKDSEKQLINDILKNEKLPDTLDTDTVNTINKLFREISVVDIKEDDFKNKIFPGEEMFTVEEIEENFNKFLSDLLAGKDKANIRIKLESGNED, encoded by the coding sequence ATGGCTAAAAATCAGAAAGAAAAGCTAAAAGACTTAAATTCTCTAATCTATCAGACTCAAAATATCACATATCATTTGCTTGCAATTATAGGCAGGGATAAGAAAAAGCAAGATAAGATTATTAATTATTTAACAGATAAAGGCTGGCAGGTAGTAGACATTGAAGCAGAGTTTAGCAAACTGAAAAAGGAATATGAAAACGAGATAAAAAATGAAGTTGATATGAGATCTAAGCTGAAAGAATGGTTTATGAAAATGCCGGATAAACTTATTCTTTTGCATGGTAGTATACTGTACTTAGATGATTTAACCAAGATTTCACCCATTGAGGCTTTCAAGTATAATACACGAGGTAAAAACTCAGTAGTAATGTTTTTGGATGATGAACAGAAGCTTGGTAACAGACTTTATTACGGAGAATTAGGTAATGAAAACCATTACGACAAAGAAATCAGAGATATTAATCTGGTACCCATCGAGGAAATTTCTGATGATTTCGAAAAGCACGAAGATACAATCAGAACACCAGATAAAAACCTTGAATATGATGTAGAAGATCTGCCTGATGATGCCATAGGGAGATATTTTAATTTTAAAACGATTAAAGATGTAGTCGATATTGATACACTTAAGACTAAAGATCGTAAAAAGCAGGTAGTCAGCAGCTATATCTTTTCAGATAAACTGGAAGAGCAGGTTTCAGAATTTTTTGATGACTTAGTCAAGCCTGTCCACAAAGCAAGAAACATCATTGGTAATTACGGGAGTGGTAAATCGCATTTGGTGGCAATGCTTACATCGATAGTCGAAAATCCGGAACTATCTGAATTTGTAAACAATAATAAGATTAAAGAACAATTAAAAACATATGACCGGAAATTCTATACGGTTTATTTTGAATTACAGTCAGGACCAGTGGAATTAAGAAGATGGTTTTTTGATAAATGTAAAAGCCAGCTTGCGGAGAAGTATGACATACATATTAAAGAGTTTGATTTTGAGAAAGATTATGATGATAAGAAAAATATCGAATATGTGATTGAAAAAATCAAAGAGAAAGACTCCGCTGCCGGCTTACTTGTAGCAATTGATGAAATCTCAGACTTTTTGTCCATGAAGAATAAAGAACCCATGAAACAGGACTTACAGTTTTTAAGAGTAGTCGGACAGGTAGCCCAGGAAAATGACATTATGTTTGTCGGTTCTATGCAGGAAGATATTTTCAGCAGTTCTATGTTTAAAGAAGCTGCATCTGAGATATCCCGTGTAAGGGAAAGATTTCAAAATATAATCATAGTTAAAGAGGATGTAGAAAAAGTAATATCAGAAAGGATAGTATCCAAAACAAACGAACAAAAACATCATCTTGAAGAAAAATTCAAGCCTTTTTTAAAGAAAATAGAAGATGTCGGCAATAATCTTAATAGCTATATAGACCTTTTTCCACTTACACCAACACTGATAGAAATGTTTAATTCCTTACCGTTTTTTGAAAAAAGAGGTGTGATCCAGTTTGCTGTATCTGAGATTAAGAAAAGTTTGGATAAGCCTTTCCCCTTCCTGCTTACTTTTGAGAAAATTTACGATATTATCTCCATAGACCCTAATAAAAAGAATCTACAGGAAGTATCAGACTATATCAGGGTTTCTTCCATACTTTTTGATAAGATCAAAAGCACTGTTGATAGAAAATATCAGGAAGATGCCATAAAAATTATAAAAGGTTTGGTTGTTTTATCTCTCAGGGATACTAATGAAGGTACAACAGCAAAAGAATTGGCAAATAAACTGATGCTTTTACCTCACATGGAGAGTCTTTCCTCAGAAGATTATGTAAGCTTGATAATCAAAAAAATACGTGAAGCTTCCGATGGTCAATATCTCAAGATGCGTGATGACAAATCCACTGGCTACAAATATATCACTCTTGACACGAAACTTGGCATAGATCCTGATGAAAAGATTCAGCAAAGAATTGATAGTGTTTCCGATGATGAAATGGAACAGGAACTTTTTAGACAGCTTGAGAGATTATTAGAACTGGATATTCATCGCTATAAGAATATACCAGACGTATTTGAGGATGAATGCGAGTGGAAGAGTAAAAAGTCTTTTAGAAAAGGTTATATATTATTCAATAAAAAAGAAAATATTCTGACACAAAATTTGGGAAAAAGAGATTACGAGATAGTTTTTACTTCACCGTACTGTGATGAAAATGTTTCCCCTGTTGGAGATAATCAGCTTCAAATAAAAATCTCAATAAAAAGCGGGGATAATGTACACATTTTGAGGAAAATAGCTGCGATCAGGCAGCTTTATAACTTAAACTTCCAAAAGACTATTATGGGAAAGAAATTAGATGAGGAAATAAATGGGCACAGAAAAGATGGTATCATCCATACTGGTTTTGCCCACAGACTGTCAAAAATTATCGTTAACTATGGAAGCTTTATCCTCAATGATGAAAATATCAATATCTCTCATTATTTAACAACAAAAGATGCAGGCCTTTATGAGACTTTGGAAGAAATAAAAACCAATCTTTTTGATCCACTGTTTAACAGTAAATATCCCTTGCATCCTAAGTACCCTTCTAATTTTTCATCTTTGAACATTGTAAAAACACTGGATAATCATCTTAACGAACTGCAAAAGGGCAATTTCAATAAACTGCAGCAAAATACTGTACAATTTCTCAGTTCATTAAAACTGCTTGATGAAAATAAATATCCCAGTATTTCAGAATCCCCTGTGGCAGAATTTATAATAAATACTATTAAAGACAAATCTGAACAGGCCGTTAAAATTGACGATGATATTGCCAGACCATTATCTGAAGGTGAATACGGTTTAGAGAAAGAGGTTGTTTACTTTATTCTGTCTTTAACAACAATACTGGGGAAAACAATCTTGCAGGCAAAAGGCGGTATATCAATAAATATCGATAATATTCAGGGTAAGCTGGGTTCATTAAGTACCTTTGAAAATATCCTTTATGTCAAGTTGGAGAAAAACCAGTCTTATGATACTGCAGCATTGATACTGAATGCTTTTGGAGGAAACGGAGATGAGATTTTAAATGATAAAACAAGGATGCGTGCTTTTAAAGATTACAAGGAAAAAGTCGCAGAAGTATTAAACAGTATCAAAAATATCCATGAAATTTATGACAAATTACAAAACAGGTTTGATTCTTATATTAATCTTGAAGATGTCAGCAATGAGATAGAATCAATCAACGAAATAAAATGGGAAGAATTCGATCTGGCTAATGTAACTCAATTCTATAAGCTAAAATCATATGAGAGAGACATTGCAAAAGTAAAGAATCTGATTAAAAAAATAGAAGATGTCGAAAGCGCACTGAATGAATATTTACAGATAAAACCCGATATCGAATATGTTCATAAGGCTAACGATTTGATTGAACAGAACAAATTTATTGTTACAAACACACAGAAAAGAAACAAAATAATGGAGTTATATGACAATATCATCAGTGAATGCGGTGATTTTGCGTCGTTTATGGACATAGTCACAAGAAATGCTGTTAAAGGTAAAATCGACCAGTTCAAATCTATCTACAAAAAAGATATCTACTATCCGGCACATGAGAAATATGTGGGTTCTAAGGTTGACTGGAAATCCCTGAAAGACCTTTTATATAATGAAACTTTCAAAAGATTGAATTTACTCAGCAGAGTTAAGTTTATCAACGATGTAAAACTTAATCAACTGACCTCAAAAGTCCGGGAGTTGACAGGAGTTGAGTGCAAAAACAAAGGACTTTTTGATGAACTGGACTCACACATATTTTGTCAGAAATGCTTTTTCCCGAAGGACGATATAAATTACTCATCGATATTATCTGAGATAAATAATATCGGAGATGAATTTGAGAAACTTTTGGAACAATATGAAAAAAATACGCTAAAGCATATCAGAGAATATAGAGATAATGTGAAATTTCTTGACAAAGACAGTGAAAAACAGCTTATCAACGATATCCTAAAAAATGAAAAACTTCCGGATACTTTGGATACTGACACTGTTAACACTATAAATAAATTATTCCGTGAAATCTCAGTAGTGGATATAAAAGAAGATGATTTTAAAAATAAGATTTTCCCCGGTGAAGAGATGTTTACTGTGGAAGAAATAGAAGAAAATTTTAATAAATTTTTATCCGATTTACTGGCAGGAAAAGACAAAGCAAATATTCGTATAAAATTGGAGAGTGGCAATGAAGATTGA
- a CDS encoding IS110 family transposase — translation MFKYFIGVDVSKDKFNFAVINGDLENIDNGCIEMNRTGFEEFKSKLDFYQDIIIAMESTGSYHINLLSFLGANNFKTALVNPALIKKFSEGSSLRKTKTDELDAVTIGKFIFKNIEYLDRFVPYSVDEVTALARLRENIVKEIAKTKTQLKQNLNLVFPEIVKECNIFNDTILNILEVFPTPESIRKAPKSKLKGVFNKASKGKKGRNLSLTYDRFKELALDSIGISSEGYAKIVEHNIKSLKFLQSQLEEISNDFIDKINDSKKDDMEILSSIKGIGNTTAAHFIVEVRDINRFENRNKLSAYAGIDPSFKESGTSVNIKGKVTKKGNKSLRRALYLMATGVMKFNDYFRAYYLKKKSEGMSHRKAMIALCNKLLRTIFALLTRREFFVIKYS, via the coding sequence ATGTTCAAGTATTTTATCGGTGTTGATGTATCAAAAGATAAGTTCAATTTTGCAGTTATCAATGGTGACCTTGAGAACATTGACAATGGCTGCATTGAAATGAACAGGACTGGATTCGAGGAGTTTAAATCCAAGCTAGATTTTTACCAGGATATCATAATTGCTATGGAATCCACCGGCAGTTATCACATAAACCTGTTGTCTTTTTTAGGTGCAAACAATTTCAAAACAGCTCTTGTTAATCCCGCTTTGATAAAAAAATTTTCTGAGGGCTCAAGCCTGAGAAAGACAAAAACGGATGAGCTTGATGCTGTTACAATTGGAAAGTTTATATTTAAAAATATCGAATATTTAGATCGCTTTGTTCCTTATTCGGTGGACGAGGTGACTGCATTGGCAAGGCTCAGGGAAAATATAGTAAAAGAGATAGCCAAAACAAAAACCCAACTCAAACAGAATTTGAATTTGGTATTTCCTGAGATTGTCAAAGAATGCAACATTTTCAATGATACAATTCTTAATATCCTTGAGGTATTCCCTACCCCTGAAAGTATAAGAAAGGCTCCGAAGTCTAAATTGAAAGGAGTGTTTAACAAAGCATCGAAGGGCAAGAAGGGCAGGAATCTTTCTTTGACTTATGATAGATTTAAAGAACTTGCCTTAGATTCCATAGGTATATCATCAGAAGGTTATGCAAAGATTGTGGAGCATAATATAAAAAGTCTTAAATTTCTTCAGAGCCAGCTTGAGGAGATTTCAAATGATTTTATAGATAAGATAAACGATTCCAAAAAAGATGATATGGAAATACTAAGTTCTATCAAAGGCATAGGAAATACCACAGCTGCTCATTTTATTGTAGAGGTAAGGGATATTAACAGATTTGAGAACAGGAATAAACTTTCTGCTTATGCAGGCATTGATCCCTCGTTCAAGGAGTCTGGTACTAGCGTAAATATCAAAGGGAAAGTAACCAAAAAGGGGAACAAATCCCTTCGGAGAGCGTTATATCTTATGGCCACTGGGGTTATGAAATTCAATGATTATTTCAGGGCATATTATTTGAAAAAGAAATCAGAGGGGATGTCACACCGGAAGGCTATGATCGCACTATGCAATAAGCTACTGAGAACCATATTTGCTTTACTTACAAGAAGAGAATTTTTCGTAATTAAATATAGTTGA